Proteins from one Microbacterium sp. Root553 genomic window:
- a CDS encoding TraR/DksA family transcriptional regulator, with amino-acid sequence MPDLTPVADLPPSAEIASRLESLLRDRETVLRELEPRALPTVDPVAYQTAASHRAVIRQLTDALERVAAGTYGLCGRCGEPIAPARLEVLPQASACIECQSLVDAA; translated from the coding sequence ATGCCCGATCTCACTCCCGTCGCCGATCTCCCGCCGTCCGCGGAGATCGCCTCTCGACTCGAGAGCCTTCTCCGCGATCGCGAGACGGTTCTGCGCGAGCTCGAACCGCGCGCGCTCCCGACCGTCGACCCGGTGGCGTATCAGACCGCGGCGTCGCACCGCGCCGTGATCCGTCAGCTCACCGATGCGCTGGAACGGGTCGCCGCGGGTACCTACGGGCTCTGCGGGCGATGCGGAGAGCCGATCGCGCCCGCCCGTCTCGAGGTGCTGCCCCAGGCGTCCGCCTGCATCGAGTGCCAGAGTCTCGTCGACGCGGCCTGA
- a CDS encoding carboxylesterase/lipase family protein — translation MTEYVDVQTAAGRVRGRWRPTTGGRGASRSAAFLGIPFAEAPIGDLRFQAPVPKAPWEGVLDALEFAATAQRGDPGVTLIPEPSVEGDSTLNVNVFTPDPTAAGLPVLVWIHGGGYFAGSPASPWYDGRNFNRDGVVTVSISYRLGFDGFGWIADAPSNRGVRDWLLALEWVQQNIAAFGGDPGRVTIAGQSAGGGAVLTLLGMEAAQHLFHGVYAISGALGDVAPARAEAFGRALAAAAGVEPTVAGFATVTEDRLLALQKKATQLGPSSMTTMIDEGLPLGPAIDGDLLARSTRESLRAGVGADKPLVIGAADDEFTMAFTGKAATALRWVPQSVLLNRLGLPRSIRAEYLAANADIARLGKARLAGRVLTDRMFRRTVPRIAADRADAPTWLYRFSWPSGHFGFAEHCLDVPFFFDCLDGPSMEALAGPNPPQTLADDLHGAAVAFVTTADPGWPRHEGGAGTVRIYDVQTRDVADAYASVRALI, via the coding sequence ATGACCGAGTACGTCGACGTGCAGACCGCCGCGGGGCGGGTCCGAGGGCGCTGGCGCCCGACCACCGGAGGGCGCGGGGCCTCGCGCTCGGCGGCATTCCTCGGCATCCCGTTCGCCGAGGCGCCGATCGGCGATCTGCGATTCCAGGCGCCGGTGCCGAAGGCGCCGTGGGAGGGCGTGCTCGATGCGCTCGAGTTCGCCGCCACCGCGCAACGCGGAGACCCCGGAGTGACGCTCATTCCCGAGCCGAGTGTCGAGGGCGACTCGACGCTGAACGTCAACGTCTTCACCCCCGATCCGACGGCTGCAGGTCTCCCGGTGCTCGTATGGATCCACGGCGGCGGATACTTCGCCGGGTCTCCCGCGAGCCCCTGGTACGACGGGCGCAACTTCAATCGAGATGGCGTCGTCACCGTCTCGATCTCGTACCGGCTCGGATTCGACGGCTTCGGGTGGATCGCCGATGCCCCGTCGAACCGCGGGGTGCGCGACTGGCTGCTCGCGCTCGAATGGGTGCAGCAGAACATCGCCGCATTCGGGGGTGACCCCGGCCGGGTGACCATCGCCGGGCAGTCCGCCGGGGGAGGGGCGGTGCTCACTCTGCTCGGGATGGAGGCGGCACAGCACCTGTTCCACGGGGTCTACGCGATCTCGGGTGCGCTCGGCGACGTCGCGCCTGCGAGGGCCGAGGCGTTCGGGCGGGCGCTCGCCGCTGCGGCCGGCGTCGAGCCCACGGTGGCCGGCTTCGCGACGGTGACGGAGGATCGTCTGCTCGCACTGCAGAAGAAGGCGACCCAGCTCGGGCCGTCGTCGATGACGACGATGATCGACGAGGGGCTTCCGCTCGGGCCGGCGATCGATGGAGACCTTCTCGCACGGTCGACCCGCGAGTCGCTGCGCGCCGGCGTCGGCGCCGACAAGCCACTCGTGATCGGGGCGGCCGACGATGAGTTCACCATGGCGTTCACGGGCAAGGCCGCGACAGCGCTGCGGTGGGTGCCGCAGTCGGTGCTGTTGAACCGGCTCGGGCTGCCCCGGAGCATCCGTGCCGAGTATCTCGCGGCGAACGCCGACATCGCGCGTCTCGGCAAGGCGCGGCTCGCGGGGCGTGTGCTCACCGACCGGATGTTCCGCCGCACCGTGCCGCGCATCGCCGCCGACAGGGCGGACGCGCCCACCTGGCTCTACCGGTTCTCCTGGCCGTCCGGACACTTCGGCTTCGCCGAGCACTGCCTCGACGTGCCGTTCTTCTTCGACTGCCTCGACGGGCCGTCGATGGAGGCGCTGGCCGGGCCGAACCCGCCGCAGACCCTCGCCGACGACCTGCACGGCGCGGCCGTCGCGTTCGTCACCACCGCAGACCCGGGGTGGCCGAGGCACGAGGGTGGTGCCGGCACCGTGCGGATCTACGACGTGCAGACCCGCGACGTCGCCGATGCGTACGCGTCTGTGCGCGCTCTGATCTGA